A part of Synechococcus sp. KORDI-49 genomic DNA contains:
- a CDS encoding Calvin cycle protein CP12, giving the protein MKSIDEHINKDKSEIEAAKAAGDEAKVRHLEDELHSLEEYKEHHPEDSHDPTSLELHCEANPDADECRVYDD; this is encoded by the coding sequence ATGAAATCCATCGACGAGCACATCAACAAGGACAAGTCCGAGATCGAAGCGGCCAAAGCCGCAGGCGATGAGGCCAAGGTCCGTCACCTCGAAGATGAACTCCACTCTCTCGAGGAGTACAAGGAACACCACCCCGAGGACTCCCACGACCCGACGTCCCTGGAGCTCCATTGCGAGGCCAACCCGGACGCCGATGAGTGCCGGGTCTACGACGACTGA